The proteins below come from a single Columba livia isolate bColLiv1 breed racing homer chromosome 26, bColLiv1.pat.W.v2, whole genome shotgun sequence genomic window:
- the ZDHHC18 gene encoding palmitoyltransferase ZDHHC18 isoform X1 encodes MKECEYRQIPPGVAAPGTLTSPPPAAAGPERPGAARRPRRKWEVFPGRNRFYCGGRLMLARHSGVFALTLGLILLTSGLFFAFDCPFLASHLTLAIPIIAAVLFFFVISCLLQTSFRDPGILPRATPSEAADLEKRIDSMGTSTYRPPARTMEVVINKYVVKLKYCYTCKMFRPPRTSHCSVCDNCVERFDHHCPWVGNCVGKRNYRYFYAFILSLSFLTAFIFACVVTHLTLRSQRDGFLTTLKTTPASVLELVICFFSVWSILGLSGFHTYLVASNLTTNEDIKGSWSNKRGSEFANPYSHKSVLTNCCAVLCGPFHPSLIDRRGFIQPDVGTPSSPKSEIPSFGAKPDTSMSVAACKTLTCAENGGFLLHRGRK; translated from the exons ATGAAGGAGTGCGAGTACCGGCAGATCCCGCCCGGGGTAGCGGCACCGGGTACACTCACCTCCCCGCCTCCCGCGGCCGCCGGCCCGGAGCGGCCCGGAGCGgcccggcggccccggcggAAGTGGGAGGTGTTCCCGGGCCGTAACCGCTTCTACTGCGGCGGGCGGCTGATGCTGGCGCGGCACAGCGGGGTGTTCGCGCTCACCCTCGGCCTCATCCTGCTCACCAGCGGCCTCTTCTTCGCCTTCGA cTGCCCCTTCCTTGCCAGTCACCTCACCTTGGCCATCCCCATCATCGCCGCCGTCCTCTTCTTCTTCGTCATCAGCTGCCTGCTCCAGACCAGCTTCAGAGACCCGGGAATCCTGCCCAGGGCCACCCCCAGCGAGGCCGCGGACCTGGAAAAGCGGATCG ACAGCATGGGCACCTCCACCTACCGCCCGCCGGCGCGCACCATGGAGGTGGTCATCAACAAGTACGTGGTGAAGCTCAAGTACTGCTACACCTGCAAAATGTTCCGCCCCCCGCGCACCTCTCACTGCAGCGTCTGCGACAACTGCGTCG AGAGGTTCGACCACCACTGCCCCTGGGTGGGCAACTGTGTGGGGAAGCGCAACTATCGCTACTTCTACGCCTTcatcctctccctctccttcctcaccGCCTTCATCTTCGCCTGCGTCGTCACCCACCTCACTCTGC GCTCTCAGAGAGACGGATTCCTCACCACGCTGAAGACGACGCCCGCGAG TGTGCTGGAACTGGTgatctgttttttctcagtctGGTCTATTTTGGGCCTCTCAGGTTTTCACACTTATTTAGTCGCCTCCAACCTGACAACAAATGAAGAT ATCAAAGGGTCCTGGTCAAATAAGAGGGGCTCAGAGTTTGCCAATCCCTACAGCCATAAAAGCGTCCTCACAAACTGCTGTGCGGTGCTGTGCGGACCCTTCCACCCCAG CTTGATAGACAGGAGAGGGTTTATCCAGCCAGACGTCGGGACCCCGTCCAGTCCGAAGAGCGAAATCCCATCCTTCGGAGCCAAACCCGACACCAGCATG AGCGTGGCAGCATGCAAGACCCTCACATGTGCAGAAAATGGGGGGTTCCTTCTGCACCGGGGAAGAAAATAG
- the ZDHHC18 gene encoding palmitoyltransferase ZDHHC18 isoform X2, with translation MKECEYRQIPPGVAAPGTLTSPPPAAAGPERPGAARRPRRKWEVFPGRNRFYCGGRLMLARHSGVFALTLGLILLTSGLFFAFDCPFLASHLTLAIPIIAAVLFFFVISCLLQTSFRDPGILPRATPSEAADLEKRIDSMGTSTYRPPARTMEVVINKYVVKLKYCYTCKMFRPPRTSHCSVCDNCVERFDHHCPWVGNCVGKRNYRYFYAFILSLSFLTAFIFACVVTHLTLRSQRDGFLTTLKTTPASVLELVICFFSVWSILGLSGFHTYLVASNLTTNEDIKGSWSNKRGSEFANPYSHKSVLTNCCAVLCGPFHPSLIDRRGFIQPDVGTPSSPKSEIPSFGAKPDTSMEDACQDFAISCTA, from the exons ATGAAGGAGTGCGAGTACCGGCAGATCCCGCCCGGGGTAGCGGCACCGGGTACACTCACCTCCCCGCCTCCCGCGGCCGCCGGCCCGGAGCGGCCCGGAGCGgcccggcggccccggcggAAGTGGGAGGTGTTCCCGGGCCGTAACCGCTTCTACTGCGGCGGGCGGCTGATGCTGGCGCGGCACAGCGGGGTGTTCGCGCTCACCCTCGGCCTCATCCTGCTCACCAGCGGCCTCTTCTTCGCCTTCGA cTGCCCCTTCCTTGCCAGTCACCTCACCTTGGCCATCCCCATCATCGCCGCCGTCCTCTTCTTCTTCGTCATCAGCTGCCTGCTCCAGACCAGCTTCAGAGACCCGGGAATCCTGCCCAGGGCCACCCCCAGCGAGGCCGCGGACCTGGAAAAGCGGATCG ACAGCATGGGCACCTCCACCTACCGCCCGCCGGCGCGCACCATGGAGGTGGTCATCAACAAGTACGTGGTGAAGCTCAAGTACTGCTACACCTGCAAAATGTTCCGCCCCCCGCGCACCTCTCACTGCAGCGTCTGCGACAACTGCGTCG AGAGGTTCGACCACCACTGCCCCTGGGTGGGCAACTGTGTGGGGAAGCGCAACTATCGCTACTTCTACGCCTTcatcctctccctctccttcctcaccGCCTTCATCTTCGCCTGCGTCGTCACCCACCTCACTCTGC GCTCTCAGAGAGACGGATTCCTCACCACGCTGAAGACGACGCCCGCGAG TGTGCTGGAACTGGTgatctgttttttctcagtctGGTCTATTTTGGGCCTCTCAGGTTTTCACACTTATTTAGTCGCCTCCAACCTGACAACAAATGAAGAT ATCAAAGGGTCCTGGTCAAATAAGAGGGGCTCAGAGTTTGCCAATCCCTACAGCCATAAAAGCGTCCTCACAAACTGCTGTGCGGTGCTGTGCGGACCCTTCCACCCCAG CTTGATAGACAGGAGAGGGTTTATCCAGCCAGACGTCGGGACCCCGTCCAGTCCGAAGAGCGAAATCCCATCCTTCGGAGCCAAACCCGACACCAGCATG GAGGACGCCTGCCAGGACTTTGCCATTTCCTGCACAGCCTGA
- the ZDHHC18 gene encoding palmitoyltransferase ZDHHC18 isoform X3: MKECEYRQIPPGVAAPGTLTSPPPAAAGPERPGAARRPRRKWEVFPGRNRFYCGGRLMLARHSGVFALTLGLILLTSGLFFAFDCPFLASHLTLAIPIIAAVLFFFVISCLLQTSFRDPGILPRATPSEAADLEKRIDSMGTSTYRPPARTMEVVINKYVVKLKYCYTCKMFRPPRTSHCSVCDNCVERFDHHCPWVGNCVGKRNYRYFYAFILSLSFLTAFIFACVVTHLTLRSQRDGFLTTLKTTPASVLELVICFFSVWSILGLSGFHTYLVASNLTTNEDIKGSWSNKRGSEFANPYSHKSVLTNCCAVLCGPFHPSLIDRRGFIQPDVGTPSSPKSEIPSFGAKPDTSMTEEGRCVGV, from the exons ATGAAGGAGTGCGAGTACCGGCAGATCCCGCCCGGGGTAGCGGCACCGGGTACACTCACCTCCCCGCCTCCCGCGGCCGCCGGCCCGGAGCGGCCCGGAGCGgcccggcggccccggcggAAGTGGGAGGTGTTCCCGGGCCGTAACCGCTTCTACTGCGGCGGGCGGCTGATGCTGGCGCGGCACAGCGGGGTGTTCGCGCTCACCCTCGGCCTCATCCTGCTCACCAGCGGCCTCTTCTTCGCCTTCGA cTGCCCCTTCCTTGCCAGTCACCTCACCTTGGCCATCCCCATCATCGCCGCCGTCCTCTTCTTCTTCGTCATCAGCTGCCTGCTCCAGACCAGCTTCAGAGACCCGGGAATCCTGCCCAGGGCCACCCCCAGCGAGGCCGCGGACCTGGAAAAGCGGATCG ACAGCATGGGCACCTCCACCTACCGCCCGCCGGCGCGCACCATGGAGGTGGTCATCAACAAGTACGTGGTGAAGCTCAAGTACTGCTACACCTGCAAAATGTTCCGCCCCCCGCGCACCTCTCACTGCAGCGTCTGCGACAACTGCGTCG AGAGGTTCGACCACCACTGCCCCTGGGTGGGCAACTGTGTGGGGAAGCGCAACTATCGCTACTTCTACGCCTTcatcctctccctctccttcctcaccGCCTTCATCTTCGCCTGCGTCGTCACCCACCTCACTCTGC GCTCTCAGAGAGACGGATTCCTCACCACGCTGAAGACGACGCCCGCGAG TGTGCTGGAACTGGTgatctgttttttctcagtctGGTCTATTTTGGGCCTCTCAGGTTTTCACACTTATTTAGTCGCCTCCAACCTGACAACAAATGAAGAT ATCAAAGGGTCCTGGTCAAATAAGAGGGGCTCAGAGTTTGCCAATCCCTACAGCCATAAAAGCGTCCTCACAAACTGCTGTGCGGTGCTGTGCGGACCCTTCCACCCCAG CTTGATAGACAGGAGAGGGTTTATCCAGCCAGACGTCGGGACCCCGTCCAGTCCGAAGAGCGAAATCCCATCCTTCGGAGCCAAACCCGACACCAGCATG ACAGAAGAGGGCAGGTGTGTGGGTGTTTAA
- the ZDHHC18 gene encoding palmitoyltransferase ZDHHC18 isoform X4: MKECEYRQIPPGVAAPGTLTSPPPAAAGPERPGAARRPRRKWEVFPGRNRFYCGGRLMLARHSGVFALTLGLILLTSGLFFAFDCPFLASHLTLAIPIIAAVLFFFVISCLLQTSFRDPGILPRATPSEAADLEKRIDSMGTSTYRPPARTMEVVINKYVVKLKYCYTCKMFRPPRTSHCSVCDNCVERFDHHCPWVGNCVGKRNYRYFYAFILSLSFLTAFIFACVVTHLTLRSQRDGFLTTLKTTPASVLELVICFFSVWSILGLSGFHTYLVASNLTTNEDIKGSWSNKRGSEFANPYSHKSVLTNCCAVLCGPFHPSLIDRRGFIQPDVGTPSSPKSEIPSFGAKPDTSMVGSIP, from the exons ATGAAGGAGTGCGAGTACCGGCAGATCCCGCCCGGGGTAGCGGCACCGGGTACACTCACCTCCCCGCCTCCCGCGGCCGCCGGCCCGGAGCGGCCCGGAGCGgcccggcggccccggcggAAGTGGGAGGTGTTCCCGGGCCGTAACCGCTTCTACTGCGGCGGGCGGCTGATGCTGGCGCGGCACAGCGGGGTGTTCGCGCTCACCCTCGGCCTCATCCTGCTCACCAGCGGCCTCTTCTTCGCCTTCGA cTGCCCCTTCCTTGCCAGTCACCTCACCTTGGCCATCCCCATCATCGCCGCCGTCCTCTTCTTCTTCGTCATCAGCTGCCTGCTCCAGACCAGCTTCAGAGACCCGGGAATCCTGCCCAGGGCCACCCCCAGCGAGGCCGCGGACCTGGAAAAGCGGATCG ACAGCATGGGCACCTCCACCTACCGCCCGCCGGCGCGCACCATGGAGGTGGTCATCAACAAGTACGTGGTGAAGCTCAAGTACTGCTACACCTGCAAAATGTTCCGCCCCCCGCGCACCTCTCACTGCAGCGTCTGCGACAACTGCGTCG AGAGGTTCGACCACCACTGCCCCTGGGTGGGCAACTGTGTGGGGAAGCGCAACTATCGCTACTTCTACGCCTTcatcctctccctctccttcctcaccGCCTTCATCTTCGCCTGCGTCGTCACCCACCTCACTCTGC GCTCTCAGAGAGACGGATTCCTCACCACGCTGAAGACGACGCCCGCGAG TGTGCTGGAACTGGTgatctgttttttctcagtctGGTCTATTTTGGGCCTCTCAGGTTTTCACACTTATTTAGTCGCCTCCAACCTGACAACAAATGAAGAT ATCAAAGGGTCCTGGTCAAATAAGAGGGGCTCAGAGTTTGCCAATCCCTACAGCCATAAAAGCGTCCTCACAAACTGCTGTGCGGTGCTGTGCGGACCCTTCCACCCCAG CTTGATAGACAGGAGAGGGTTTATCCAGCCAGACGTCGGGACCCCGTCCAGTCCGAAGAGCGAAATCCCATCCTTCGGAGCCAAACCCGACACCAGCATGGTAGGCAGCATTCCCTAG
- the SFN gene encoding 14-3-3 protein sigma — MARNHQVQKAKLAEQAERYEDMADFMKAVVEHGDELSNEERNLLSVAYKNVVGCQRSAWRVISSIEHKTEEGDDKAQLVNEYREKVEQELNSVCNNVLDLLDKYLIKKASDAESKVFYLKMKGDYFRYLAEVASGDNRQKTIDNAQKAYQEAMDISKKEMQPTNPIRLGLALNFSVFHYEIANAPEQAISLAKTTFDEAMGDLHTLSEDSYKDSTLIMQLLRDNLTLWTAECAGEDGGEAGEEPKN; from the coding sequence ATGGCAAGAAACCACCAAGTGCAGAAGGCCAAGCTGGCCGAGCAGGCTGAGCGCTACGAGGACATGGCGGACTTCATGAAGGCGGTGGTGGAGCACGGGGACGAGCTGTCCAACGAGGAGCGGAACCTCCTCTCCGTCGCCTACAAGAACGTGGTGGGGTGCCAGCGCTCGGCGTGGAGGGTCATCTCCAGCATCGAGCACAAAACCGAAGAAGGGGACGACAAAGCGCAGCTGGTGAACGAGTATCGGGAGAAGGTGGAACAGGAGCTGAACTCAGTCTGCAACAACGTCCTGGACTTGCTGGACAAGTATCTCATCAAGAAAGCGAGCGACGCCGAGAGCAAAGTCTTCTACTTGAAGATGAAGGGCGATTACTTCCGATACCTGGCCGAGGTGGCCAGCGGAGACAACCGCCAGAAGACGATAGACAACGCCCAGAAAGCCTACCAAGAGGCCATGGACATCAGCAAAAAGGAGATGCAGCCCACGAACCCCATCCGCCTGGGGCTGGCCCTCAACTTCTCCGTCTTCCACTACGAGATCGCCAACGCCCCCGAGCAGGCCATCTCCTTGGCCAAGACCACCTTCGACGAGGCCATGGGCGACCTGCACACGCTCAGCGAAGACTCCTACAAGGACAGCACCCTCATCATGCAGCTGCTCAGGGACAACCTCACGCTATGGACAGCCGAGTGCGCCGGGGAAGACGGCGGCGAAGCTGGCGAAGAGCCCAAGAACTGA